The following are from one region of the Eubacterium sp. MSJ-33 genome:
- a CDS encoding AMP-binding protein, with protein sequence MQYIDYLTKQPSDKDAIIINGDCYTYGKLYALVKDAREHLPRITEKHLYPIRVTEILKQLILFLACAGTNQIPVIVPADSKLEVTDPLFDMPVPERAVMAVMTSGTTGIPKILFRSFESWADFFPVQNEVFGVDADSRLFVQGSLAFTGNLNLYMAQLAAGGTLIAEDVFLPGKWEQVMARERANGIYLIPSKLLMLPRVFKGVNANIRTIISGSQSLGRNDAEVLKKIFPNTEITLYYGASELNYITYVKSADMTEERNLIGKPFPGVRVFIQDDEMYVDNAFHVENITVPYSLKDSGRMDTQGNFYFLGRTDDIVGVRGRKVSMMKIENALEEVVGITEAAVVLLPKEKEADMPAEVVSAFVTVEGMDVPENLRQQLKTRLADFEIPKRMIVLEALPKNTSGKVDKARLRQWWLDSETF encoded by the coding sequence ATGCAGTATATTGATTATCTGACAAAACAACCATCGGACAAAGACGCAATCATCATCAACGGTGATTGTTACACATATGGAAAGCTCTATGCGCTTGTGAAGGATGCACGGGAGCATCTGCCAAGGATCACAGAAAAACATCTGTATCCGATCCGTGTGACAGAAATCCTGAAACAGTTGATCTTATTTCTGGCATGCGCCGGAACAAATCAGATACCGGTCATCGTGCCGGCGGACAGCAAGCTGGAAGTGACAGATCCGTTGTTTGATATGCCCGTGCCGGAGCGCGCGGTGATGGCAGTGATGACATCCGGAACAACCGGGATTCCGAAGATTTTGTTCCGGAGCTTTGAAAGTTGGGCGGATTTCTTCCCGGTTCAGAATGAAGTGTTTGGTGTGGATGCGGACAGCCGCCTGTTCGTGCAGGGAAGCCTTGCATTTACCGGAAATCTGAACCTGTATATGGCACAGCTTGCGGCGGGTGGCACGTTGATTGCGGAGGATGTATTTCTGCCGGGTAAATGGGAGCAGGTGATGGCACGCGAAAGGGCAAATGGCATTTACCTGATTCCGTCCAAGTTACTTATGCTGCCTCGTGTATTCAAGGGCGTAAATGCGAATATCCGCACGATCATTTCGGGGTCGCAGAGCCTTGGAAGAAATGATGCGGAAGTGTTGAAGAAGATATTTCCGAATACGGAGATTACATTATATTATGGCGCAAGCGAGCTGAATTATATCACATATGTGAAGTCGGCGGACATGACGGAAGAACGGAACCTGATTGGCAAGCCATTTCCGGGTGTGAGAGTGTTCATACAGGATGATGAAATGTACGTGGACAACGCATTTCATGTGGAGAATATTACGGTACCGTATTCGCTTAAAGACAGCGGGCGGATGGATACGCAGGGAAACTTTTATTTCCTTGGACGGACGGATGATATCGTCGGTGTGCGCGGGCGCAAGGTGTCGATGATGAAGATAGAAAATGCATTGGAAGAAGTCGTAGGCATCACAGAGGCGGCGGTCGTTCTGCTTCCGAAGGAGAAGGAGGCAGATATGCCGGCGGAGGTCGTGAGTGCATTTGTGACAGTGGAAGGTATGGATGTGCCGGAGAATCTGCGTCAGCAGTTGAAGACACGGCTTGCAGATTTTGAGATTCCAAAGCGAATGATTGTCTTGGAGGCGTTGCCGAAGAACACAAGCGGGAAAGTGGATAAGGCGCGGCTTAGACAGTGGTGGCTGGATTCGGAGACTTTTTGA
- a CDS encoding thiolase family protein produces the protein MEHAYIIDGRRSYIGVENGMYKHLPVEVLAAEVLCALVPEDVRQSVDEVIVGNGVGASGNVGRLATLTAHFPKEVPAYTVDMQCGSGLEALTIAAAKIKSGQADLIVAGGVDSSSTAPRRAYNRNHPDYERYGGVESFYSVAKFAPGEHDPYAMIRGAENVAVDGQMTRQELNKWVLRSHSLAKQTREAGVLEPYLVGVQGAVADAGIRDRMSERFLDKLPPLLPGGAILTAGNTCLMHDGAAFLLVASKRYVKEHNLIPLAEIIDSVTVGGNPDKSPETAIFAIQKLLAKTGYTAEDIAVFECNEAFAVIDELFARAYPEAVDRYNRYGGALAYGHPYGASGGIITIHACRALQETPGYAVCSIAAAGGIGHALLLRSGGIRHAVY, from the coding sequence ATGGAACATGCGTATATTATAGACGGACGCCGCAGCTATATCGGTGTCGAAAATGGAATGTATAAACATCTGCCAGTCGAGGTGCTTGCGGCGGAGGTACTCTGTGCACTTGTGCCGGAAGATGTACGACAGTCGGTCGATGAAGTGATTGTCGGAAATGGTGTCGGAGCCAGTGGAAATGTTGGCAGATTGGCAACGCTTACAGCACATTTTCCGAAAGAAGTTCCTGCATATACGGTGGATATGCAGTGCGGATCGGGATTGGAAGCACTGACGATTGCCGCGGCGAAGATAAAAAGCGGACAGGCAGATTTGATCGTGGCAGGTGGCGTGGATAGTTCGTCGACTGCACCACGCCGGGCGTACAATCGGAATCATCCGGACTATGAACGCTATGGAGGCGTGGAGTCATTTTATTCCGTCGCAAAATTTGCACCGGGAGAGCATGATCCGTATGCGATGATCCGTGGAGCAGAAAACGTGGCAGTGGATGGGCAGATGACCAGACAGGAATTAAATAAATGGGTATTGCGTTCGCATTCTCTCGCTAAACAGACAAGAGAAGCCGGCGTGCTCGAACCATATCTGGTTGGCGTGCAGGGGGCTGTTGCGGATGCCGGTATTCGGGATCGCATGAGTGAACGGTTCTTAGACAAATTACCGCCGCTTCTGCCGGGCGGAGCGATACTGACAGCCGGAAATACATGCTTGATGCATGATGGTGCGGCATTTTTGCTGGTGGCATCAAAGCGGTATGTGAAGGAGCATAATCTGATACCGCTTGCAGAAATCATCGATTCTGTAACGGTTGGCGGGAATCCGGACAAAAGCCCGGAGACAGCAATATTTGCGATTCAGAAATTACTTGCCAAGACGGGATACACGGCAGAGGATATCGCAGTATTTGAGTGTAATGAGGCGTTTGCAGTGATTGATGAGCTTTTTGCACGTGCCTATCCGGAAGCAGTTGACCGTTACAACCGATATGGTGGGGCACTCGCATATGGACATCCATATGGCGCCTCAGGCGGTATTATCACGATACATGCATGCCGGGCGTTGCAGGAGACACCGGGCTATGCGGTATGCAGCATTGCGGCAGCGGGTGGAATCGGACATGCGCTGTTGCTGCGGTCGGGAGGAATAAGACATGCAGTATATTGA
- a CDS encoding biotin transporter BioY, whose product MDTNAKSKFSTYSIVMMALFAAILCVSAYISIPLPNGTHITLLNFVITLIALVFPLAESFFIGLIWMLLGLVGVPVFVGGQAGPGYLFGTYGGFSFAFIFISILIPIFRGKKYNRIRYTIVAMLSAVLVDAVGSLWIMIASGCSIKAAFVAGFLPFIALDLVKAVVAAQIVPAFRKLIYLRRDVEDED is encoded by the coding sequence ATGGACACAAACGCAAAAAGCAAATTTTCAACCTACTCAATTGTCATGATGGCACTTTTCGCAGCCATCCTGTGTGTATCTGCCTATATCAGCATCCCGCTGCCAAACGGAACACACATCACACTTTTAAATTTTGTAATCACTCTGATTGCACTTGTATTTCCACTTGCGGAATCGTTCTTTATCGGTCTGATCTGGATGTTGCTCGGATTGGTCGGTGTTCCTGTTTTCGTTGGTGGACAGGCAGGTCCGGGATATCTATTTGGCACATACGGCGGTTTTTCTTTCGCCTTTATCTTCATTTCCATTTTGATTCCGATCTTCCGTGGAAAGAAGTACAATCGTATTCGTTATACTATCGTTGCTATGTTATCCGCTGTTCTCGTTGACGCAGTTGGTTCTCTCTGGATTATGATTGCATCAGGTTGCAGTATCAAGGCTGCTTTTGTAGCCGGCTTTCTTCCTTTTATTGCACTTGATCTTGTAAAGGCTGTTGTTGCCGCACAGATCGTACCGGCATTCCGAAAACTGATTTACCTGCGTAGAGATGTCGAGGACGAGGATTAA
- a CDS encoding DUF4230 domain-containing protein, whose protein sequence is MKKLKKFVVLCLAVTMLLTACGKKGEDVTKELSITQMQTICELATLKCYYHNVAKLTKEKEVLWWDTSAELWIEYSGIVKLGVNIANLDMQVDGNQVTITMPKAEVLSCQVDQTSLNEDSYYTTREGLGAEKINADDQTEAIKTAQENMLESVQSDESLLKQAQQRAQELLEQYVKNVGDAMGKTYEVRFVVAENAGTDMVSTEEVQE, encoded by the coding sequence ATGAAGAAATTGAAAAAGTTCGTAGTCCTTTGTCTTGCTGTTACCATGCTTTTAACTGCGTGTGGAAAAAAAGGTGAAGACGTAACGAAAGAATTGAGCATTACACAGATGCAGACGATCTGCGAGCTGGCAACGCTTAAATGCTATTATCATAATGTCGCAAAGCTGACGAAGGAAAAGGAAGTTTTGTGGTGGGACACATCAGCAGAGCTTTGGATTGAGTATTCCGGTATCGTAAAGCTGGGTGTGAACATCGCAAATCTGGATATGCAGGTGGACGGAAACCAGGTGACAATCACGATGCCGAAAGCAGAGGTACTTAGCTGTCAGGTGGATCAGACATCATTAAATGAAGACTCCTATTATACAACCCGCGAAGGACTTGGCGCAGAGAAAATCAATGCGGATGATCAGACAGAAGCAATTAAGACTGCACAGGAAAATATGCTGGAGAGTGTTCAGTCGGATGAATCCCTGTTGAAACAGGCGCAGCAGCGTGCACAGGAGCTGTTAGAGCAGTATGTGAAGAATGTCGGCGATGCAATGGGAAAAACGTATGAGGTGAGATTTGTGGTAGCAGAGAATGCGGGGACAGATATGGTAAGTACGGAAGAGGTACAAGAGTAG
- a CDS encoding DUF4230 domain-containing protein, giving the protein MGKSGMNEIGEDAMEEKDKRHKGRRDKRTARDVVKLVKWVIMLAVVVIVVIVGYKLACQLGWFGLKPKVETTILTSSQLEEVLQIEDLSVCAITYNGVAEVPQENHPTKVAYYVSYEAEVKASINMADIDVQIDDNVGEGQAKKVIVTLPQLQVKQINVDMASLDYMFVKKSANTADVSEEAYAACIADAGSECRGNDVFLQMAKENCENTVRALLMPIIENQDELYNLVIQ; this is encoded by the coding sequence ATGGGTAAATCCGGAATGAACGAAATCGGCGAGGATGCGATGGAAGAGAAAGATAAGAGGCATAAAGGGCGTAGAGATAAGCGTACTGCTCGCGATGTGGTGAAACTCGTTAAGTGGGTCATCATGCTGGCAGTTGTTGTGATAGTTGTCATCGTGGGATATAAACTGGCATGTCAGTTAGGGTGGTTTGGATTGAAACCAAAGGTAGAGACGACAATCCTTACGAGCAGTCAGCTAGAAGAAGTATTGCAGATTGAAGATTTGTCCGTTTGCGCGATTACATATAATGGTGTGGCGGAGGTGCCACAGGAAAATCATCCGACGAAGGTTGCATACTATGTTTCCTATGAAGCAGAGGTGAAGGCAAGCATCAATATGGCAGATATTGATGTTCAGATCGATGATAATGTCGGCGAAGGGCAGGCGAAGAAGGTTATTGTGACGCTGCCACAGCTACAGGTCAAGCAGATTAATGTAGATATGGCTTCACTTGACTACATGTTTGTCAAAAAGAGCGCGAACACCGCGGATGTATCTGAGGAAGCGTATGCGGCATGTATCGCAGATGCGGGTTCAGAATGCCGGGGAAATGATGTGTTCCTGCAGATGGCGAAAGAAAATTGTGAGAACACAGTCCGGGCGCTGCTTATGCCGATTATCGAGAATCAGGATGAACTGTATAATCTGGTGATTCAGTAG